A window of Dehalogenimonas sp. WBC-2 genomic DNA:
TGGTACCGCTCACGGCAACACACTGGACAATCTAATGCAGAATCCGACATTGTCCGATCTTATCGGTGGTATCCAGGCGGTCACTTTGGGTGATGAAGAAGCTAAGCGCCGCGGCACCCAAAAAACGGTATTGGAACGCAAAGCGCCGCCGACATTTAACATTATCGTTGAAATCCAGGAGCGCGATCAGGTTGCCGTTCACCCTAACGCCGCCGAGGCGGTGGACGCAATATTGCGCGGTCATCCGGCGGAAACCGAGATCCGGTCATTGGATGAAAACGGTGAAGTTGTAATCACCCGGATCAAACCGGATTCAGTCCGCAACGATAGACATCCAAAAAACGCCGTTGTTGTTATACCTGAAATACCACGCCTTTATCTTTTTGGTATCAACCGCAGTCGGTTGGAAGAAATCGCTGAAGAGATGCAGGTTAAATTGAGTATTACTGAACGTCTGAATGATGCAGGCATGCTGGTAACCTCCAGAAATTATTTCCGGCGGCGGCCGCAACGTATCCGCGATGCCGAAACACAGGGTCTGCCGGTATACGTCCTCAAAAGTCACACCCCGGCCCAATTTCGCCAGTTCCTGAATATGCTTAGCCGCAGAGAACCACAACAGGCTCAGGAATCCGGCGCGCTTGACCCGGCATTACTGGAAGCTGAGGAGGCGGCACAACGTGTTAAAAGTGGAGCGGACAGCGTTGAACTCAGTCCCCAAGGCGCCTATATCCGGCGTTTACAACACCTGGTGGCTGAGCGGAATCAACTTGGTTCAAGCAGCAAAGGCCATGAGCCAAGACGCAGGGTCAATATATTCAAGGAGTAATTAATTTTGTCGCTTTTTATCACCTTTGAGGGTTGCGATGGATTTGGCAAAAGCTCTCAGGCCAAACTTTTAGCTGATCGTCTGGCAATTAATGGCTACCAGGTGTTGCTGACTCAGGAACCCGGAGGTACTGATCTGGGGATTGAAATTGCCCGTCTCCTCAAATGGAGCAGGCATGGTACTATCGGCCCCCTGGCCGAACTTATGCTTTTCAATGCCTCAAGGGCTGAACTTGTAAACACAGTCATCAAACCGGCTCTTGTTGCCGGAAAGATTGTCGTCTGTGACCGTTATATTGATTCAACTGTTGTCTATCAGGGATACGGACGGTCTTTATCCCTGTCCACTGTAAAAGCAGTTAACAGTATAGCTTCACAAGGTTTGATACCAGATTTGACCTTACTGCTGGATATGCCGGTGGAAAAAGGTCAGGAACGCAAGCATTTGCAGCAAGCCGACCGCTTCGAACAGGAAAAATTTGATTTTCACCAACAAGTCCGTGATGGTTATCTGGCACTGGCACAAGAAGAACCTTCACGCTGGCTGATAATAGATGCCGCACAGCCGGTATCAAAAATAGCGGATATAATTTGGGAACATGTCAAAACCAGAATGGATTCAAAAATAATATTACCACCTGAAAAACAGGGCTAAACCGTTTTCAAGCGCAATTAATACTGAAAGCCCGCGCATCACTAACCGCCCCGATGCTATAATGCTGAACCAGCATGGAACACCTTTATCCCCACTTTCGTGAAGAATCAGACTTCATCCGCCAGGGCTTAAAACTTGTGGCAGGGGTGGATGAGGCTGGCCGCGGCTCACTGGCCGGACCGGTTGTGGCTGGTGCCGTAATATTGGGCAAACAAAGAAAGTGCGGCTGGCTGAAAGATGTTCAGGATAGCAAACTACTGTCAAGTGAAACCAGAGAAGAACTTTTCCAAATTATTACCGCTGACGCCATCAGCTTTGGCCTTGGCATCGTTTCCCATACCTATATCGATACATTTGGTATCGTGCCGGCTACTCGTCTGGCAATGAGACTGGCGGTAGCCGAGTTGACTCCGGCACCCCAGGCACTGCTGATAGACTTCCTCCGCCTGCCTGATATTCCTTTGGCTCAAAAAGGCATCGTCGATGGCGACGCTATTTGTGTTTCAATCGCTTGTGCCTCTATTGTTGCCAAGGTAAGCCGCGACCGGCTTATGCGCCGCCTTAACGAACGGTTCGGTGAATACCGGCTGGATCAGCATAAAGGCTACGGCACACGGGGGCATCTTGAACTTTTAGTCAAACATGGCCCATCTTGTTACCATCGAAAATCGTTTGCACCTGTTCGTAATTTGAGATTACTCTTATGAACCGCATATCGTCCGGCAAGCAGGGGGAGTTAATTGCTCAAAAATATCTGCAACA
This region includes:
- a CDS encoding hypothetical protein (hypothetical protein, contains AAA+ NTPase domain and putative R3H ssDNA-binding domain), translating into MANLITDDLGTLLDILPPEIRRPLNEHPGLTQLLEVIMDVGRAPEARLPHQYEVILRQEEVTESDLDYVIARISDFGGDNRAGIERTLHRISAIRNRKGKVIGLTIRVGRAVMGTIKIIEDLIQTGSSVLLLGRPGVGKTTMLREVARVLADDLRKRVVIVDTSNEIAGDGDIPHPAIGRARRMQVAMPDAQHAVMIEAVENHMPEVIVIDEIGTELEALAARTIAERGVQLVGTAHGNTLDNLMQNPTLSDLIGGIQAVTLGDEEAKRRGTQKTVLERKAPPTFNIIVEIQERDQVAVHPNAAEAVDAILRGHPAETEIRSLDENGEVVITRIKPDSVRNDRHPKNAVVVIPEIPRLYLFGINRSRLEEIAEEMQVKLSITERLNDAGMLVTSRNYFRRRPQRIRDAETQGLPVYVLKSHTPAQFRQFLNMLSRREPQQAQESGALDPALLEAEEAAQRVKSGADSVELSPQGAYIRRLQHLVAERNQLGSSSKGHEPRRRVNIFKE
- a CDS encoding thymidylate kinase, with the translated sequence MSLFITFEGCDGFGKSSQAKLLADRLAINGYQVLLTQEPGGTDLGIEIARLLKWSRHGTIGPLAELMLFNASRAELVNTVIKPALVAGKIVVCDRYIDSTVVYQGYGRSLSLSTVKAVNSIASQGLIPDLTLLLDMPVEKGQERKHLQQADRFEQEKFDFHQQVRDGYLALAQEEPSRWLIIDAAQPVSKIADIIWEHVKTRMDSKIILPPEKQG
- a CDS encoding ribonuclease HII, translating into MEHLYPHFREESDFIRQGLKLVAGVDEAGRGSLAGPVVAGAVILGKQRKCGWLKDVQDSKLLSSETREELFQIITADAISFGLGIVSHTYIDTFGIVPATRLAMRLAVAELTPAPQALLIDFLRLPDIPLAQKGIVDGDAICVSIACASIVAKVSRDRLMRRLNERFGEYRLDQHKGYGTRGHLELLVKHGPSCYHRKSFAPVRNLRLLL